A DNA window from Trichomycterus rosablanca isolate fTriRos1 chromosome 11, fTriRos1.hap1, whole genome shotgun sequence contains the following coding sequences:
- the nip7 gene encoding 60S ribosome subunit biogenesis protein NIP7 homolog → MRPLTDEETKTMFEKLSKYIGENIKLLVDRPDGTYCFRLHHDRVYYISEKILKLATNISRDKLISVGTCFGKFTKTHKFRLHITALDFLAPYAKYKVWVKPGAEQSFLYGNHVMKSGLGRITENTAQYQGVVVYSMADVPLGFGVAAKTTQECRRVDPMAIVVFHQADVGEYIRSEDTLT, encoded by the exons ATGCGGCCGCTAACAGACGAGGAGACAAAAACAATGTTTGAAAAGCTTTCCAAATA TATTGGAGAGAACATCAAACTTCTTGTTGACAGACCTGATGGTACTTACTGCTTCAGACTCCACCATGATCGGGTTTATTACATCAG tgaAAAAATCCTGAAGTTGGCCACAAACATCTCTCGGGACAAATTAATTTCTGTTGGAACATGTTTTGGAAAGTTTACCAAGACTCACAAATTTCGCCTACATATCACAGCTCTCGATTTCCTCGCTCCATATGCCAAG tATAAAGTTTGGGTAAAGCCTGGAGCAGAACAATCTTTCCTATATGGCAACCACGTCATGAAGTCTGGGCTTGGTCGGATTACAGAAAATACAGCTCAGTATCAGGGAGTGGTGGTCTACTCGATGGCGGATGTACCGCTG GGCTTTGGAGTGGCAGCTAAAACCACACAGGAGTGCCGTAGAGTCGATCCTATGGCTATTGTGGTGTTTCACCAAGCCGATGTGGGCGAGTACATCAGGAGCGAGGATACGCTGACCTAA